gatatgcttatatacatatacatatatatatattaataattaaaaagactaatatatatgaaaagagaagacaagtgattttaccccaagattgatgatcttcttcttagataccttgaaaagaagaatagaatataatctttaagaattttattattaagtgtaatttaaatcaagattcaatagaattataattaaacttaccaaagtttgttttgaaaataatgaTTTGAATTGCTTTGATGATGCTtggtctcttttttttttttttgttcgacGGCAGAAGCTCAATTTCAAGAGTTGTAGATTTATTTagggtatttagtttatatttattattatggagataagtgttttagttagtttatgattagacttaatgcatcataagaattttaatggaattaaaattccttgctcaccattaaattgtggtaatatatatatgactaaaattttttactaaacatatgatattttactattactattaccatcttacgacttatactaattatatattacttttataattattgatttcgttcaccactaaatagcgtatactaatttatcaatgtctataaataaatatgactaacaactacaagtctagaaattacggggatagttatagtcatctacgtttaggaagatcaaatatctcaatcctaaactattgaatatcaagtaatagagatcccatattggaaatgatcaccacaattctatgcttgttatactatataggcatattgactagtcaagaaatttggaatgtaagttagagactataataaattaccagttttgttgACGGATGTCACAGTAGCATATACGTGTAATTAAGCTAAGATACATGTTTAGAGTTTGTTCAATTTACAAAATGTAGGATTTGAGTTTACACCTTACAATTGATGAGTATAAATTAATCATAACATATCTTTATAATTGGTGAAGCAAAAAGTGTTTAAAAGGTTTACTTAATTTACTCTTTGCCATTCGGTTTGATCAGGTCTTATTACAGATATGATTTAACTTAATTTATGCAAGGTAGGGCGTCGATTCTATTTTGTAGTCCATGAATGTTGGTTAGATTGGCTGGTTTCTTTCTTATCTACaacaacaaatatgtcatttgCTAACACTTATTCTATGTGGTTTTATCTAGGGGAACTTCTCTTTCCTTGATGCTTGCATATGATCTTCTAATTATTGCTGCTAACCTTAATGGTGTACATTTGTTTTGttgtatataaacaaaaaacgtTGTGTTATTGGCCGGTTTTTAACAGTGGAAGTGTttaattgtatgtaattaattaacagTGTGTTTAGGTGATAATTTAGCAGTATGTTTTGttgtataaacaaaaaaaatgtgtatatatatacatcacaaTTTAACAGTGTGTTTAATTGTATGTAATATGACAAAtgaaatataactatatatgttaCCATGCATTAACAACTCCCTTAGCTcgctacatatatatatatatatatataaatatataaattaatacaCAAATTGAGTCATATAATGTTTCAAAACGTATGATCAGTGGGTTTAATATTGAGATTCAAGATTAATTATCAacctaattaaattaaacatgtTCGAAGGAAGATCATGTAATGTCTTAATCATAAATTGGTAACTACACTATATACCTAATTCCAATAGACAACTCTCATTTAGAAACACCAACGTTTCTTTACAAATAAACATTCGTTACAAATAAACAAATGTAGAAAGAAAATGTGTATCACCTTTTTGTTAACTAATTCATTGATGTTAATGGCTTTCTTTTCCCGGAAAAAATCTTTACAACCCCATCGGAACCACCGGCCACCAACGTACATTCGTCGTCTCCCACTTGGCTCCAACATATGCTACTAACGAACCCTTGTTCGGTCCTTATGGTTCCACCCTGCTGATCATGAGGATCGAATCCATGTACCCATACGGGCTCACCCCACCTCTTATCATAAACAAATACTTGATTACTTTCTGACCCACATCCAACTAGCCCTTGGTTCCTCCATATGGATAACCCGACAAACCTTTTTTGGTTAGTGTGGCCTTTATATGTTCGAATCAGATTCTGATCCTCGACATCCCACATTTTTATGCACCCATCTGTACCGGATGTCATGACCGTACGATCATCCACAAATCTAGTATAACTCACGGTTTTTTGATGTCCATCAAATACAGCCATTGGATCATCCATTTTTCTAACATCGTAAATGTAAGCCTTTCGGTCAGCACATCCAATGGCTAACAATGCATCACCATATGGACTAAATTCCACACAACAAACTGGTCTACCAAAATCAATCTTAGCCACACATTTCCCACCATCCTGACGAGGGTCCCACATTTGCATGGTTCCGTCATCAGAGCATGATGCTCCGATGACGGGATCCCAACTGGAGTAGTCCATACTCCAGACGCGACGACCATCATGCTCGTCACGTTCAAACACAGGCATCTGTGTTTCTAGATCGTATTCGTAGATACCGCCATCGTAGTCCGCCGAGCCCATGGTTCTTCCCGCGGACCCGGGTTTCCATTTAAGGCTGCTGAGCTTGGCTGATGTGCATATACACACACGGCAAGCGGTTGCATGGTCTGTAAACAAAGGCAAAGAATGTAAAGTGTAGATTCTGATTTTTCTAGCTATACCACCGGTGGCGAACAGGGTACCCTGGGAGTTAACTTCTATGACTCCGAGGGTATCTGATATATGTCCACCGGTTATAGAGGAAGACACGAGGAAGTCCCACTCGAATTTCGGTGACGAAGATGTTTCGTCAGGATTTCGAGGTGGTTGGATTTGGTGGTTCATGTCATGGTTCAACGGTGGTGTTACGGCGGTGGTAGCTAGTGATTATGTATATGGTGGTGGTAAAAGGTGGTTTATGGCTTAGATCTTTGAGGGGTCCTTCTCACCAATGAATACGTGACGTTTGTTAAATTCCAAACAATTAGCACAAATGGATAGGCATGCATGGTTGTATATTGTCCTTGTGTAtctacatatttatataaatttttcaatACTTTTGGAATAAAGAAATAGTTAATAAATGGGTATGTGGTTCTTCTTTATTACAATGGTGCCATCGGATTTAGGTTGGTTAATGCAGTTTATGAAAGGGAGATAAAGGTCCCTTCATGAATTATGTTGTCTTGCTAGATATCAAATCAATAGCTAATGCTTTTGATAACATAAATAACTAATCTCATAGTTATATGTTTATACATATTGTCCACGTGTATTAATTAAGatgttagtttttcttttttggtttttatttttgtttttgaaaggtGTGAATTACTTGCGATTATCGAAAAGTCTAGCTTATGTTGTCTTAATCGAGTTCGCGCTAGAGAGTCCTCTCGTCGAATATATTCCCAATTTAAACCCCTCAATGAGAAACCTTTATTACTAGATCTAGAGCTGaaaattaactcatttagacTAGCTAGCTCATCATCAGTTAAGTTAAATATCCATGGTCACCCCCAAATATGTCTAGGGTATGACTCGTTTAACATCTTGTGGGGAAAGAGTTCTCCTTGCCACTAAACCATTTGAAGATGGTTAATTAAGATATCACTTAGTACGTAATAGTGGTATTCGaattgattaattatttatcaACTAAGTGATCAACCAATAAGTTGTATGTTTGATTCTTATTACATACAACTtgtaaatatgtatgtatatgaatcatatgaatatatatattcgtTTTGTGGTTTCTTATAAAAGAagcatatttatttataattctttataataattatcaatatcttatttttaaaaagtattagaAAATGGTTAGATATAAAAGTACTAAGTTATCCTTTATAAATAcgaaaaaagtttttataaattactaaatttgtctttaattaattaatttacactctaacgacctttattttaataattaatactttaagcGTTTATCTTCTAAAGTatttcactatcacctttacatcaatcaacaccacttgacaccgtcaccaccaaTAATACTGTCACTGACACCATTAGACCGCCGTCCTCATTACCGTCGTTATATTGCACGGATACCATGTTAGTAATTCTAcaattattataacttttaagaTAGGTTTGAAGAAACTTATATGTGAATGCCTATAATAGAATAGGTTCTTAAAAACGAATAAGACAAGATGATTAATTAAGCCACGATAATAAGTTAGCCTTGATAATTCAAAAGCTAGCAAGTCTGAATTACTTAAACATCCTCTTGATTAGATTAACCAATCACACATCTTTTCCTTTGTAACCTTAATACTTTGTATAAATTACCTCAATATAAACAATTTAGACTCCTTTGACCTTAGGTCCATGCAACAAATCTTTTTTGGAATTGAACacgaaaaaaaaacaaaatttagatGTCTTGTTCACTAAAACTCCTATATATAGAtcattttatatgatttgtttAGTATCTTAAACATAAAGAGTACTTTCAATTGTTTGATGATGGGCAACTTGGTCATTTAGTAAAGCATTTATAATACGAGTAAGAAGTATATGTAGGGTATGGAAAAGGAATTAAAGgacttgtatatatacatgtagtCAATGTAATATAATGTATGATGATAAAATGGAAAAGAGAATGGTGGTTGTTTTTGTACCTCAAGCATGAAATGCGGTGCTTGTCTTTCCAAGTCATCTTCTCACCCTTTTCAGCCAAACACCCCTCTCGCATTAAATAAcctaactttattttttgttttcaaaactCATTAATTGTACGTTTTCAATttctatgtttttgtttttttaaatatgaaaatgatgGGTATTCCtgccatttttcttttaaatgattTATCCGCGTAATGCGACGGTGGAGATAGCAGCGGTAGTGTGGTGTTGGCTTCGGTGGTTGGTAGGAGTGGTGGCGTGACGGGTGATGACGGGTGGTGacggtgtggttattattgtatatataattaatgtaaaagaggTAGTGTAGTTTTTTAGGAGTTTATgagtttatgttgtaaattatttttttaagggtatataggtattttaagtgaatatgtttaaattaatgaatataaaaaaaaattaaataattcatTTATTAAGGATAGAATAGTCATTTCGCATAGGAACATTTTTATGATAGAGGATATTGAAAAATGTTAGGAGAGAGagtattataatttttataaatagtagAGAGATAAAATCCGAGTACATGGGGGGTAAGGAGACTTTATATGCTTGCAAACATACACGACTTTATGTAGCCCAAGTCATTATATAGgtccaaataaaaataaaaataaaaacaatgagGTTCCAATCAGGATTTAAACCGTTAATCTCATTAGTATAATCTTAATGCAACACGCGCGTATGTGGGTTATTAGCCATTACTGATACTAATTGTCATgaatcttttatctttatatatattaaaaaaaaactgacctaataacttattaattaatcacaactctcgattttattaaattgacttttgatgatgttatcatttatttttgtacatgaattaatttaattaagaaaaaaataaagaatttcaaaaagataaaaaaaaaaaaaaaaaagaaaaaaaaacacgtaGCTTTAATTTGGATAATACTAACTATCTTTAAATTTTGGTTTTGGATTAATATATAAGcatttattattttacaaaCCCAAGACTCTACTTATTAGATAGACTTTAAGATTACGATTTTTGTAAACTATTATATTCTTTGATTTTGtaatatcatttttcattatatttatctttatctctatatatactaaaaaacaacTCACCTAATGTTTTATTAGCCGATAACAACtctcaattccatcaaattaaaaatctctgatatcataaatatattttataatatgaaattaattaattaattacataaaaaaatcaagaagTTAGTTTTACgccttttattatattttcatagatatatacttataataaaataatatatctatGGTGTACTTAATTTAACAGGAATATTTATATCCGTAAAGATATACCTTTATCCATATGTAAGTATGATATAATAACAACTTTATAATCgacatgtttatttatttattttttcttccattcatGACATTAAATAATATTGATCTCTAGGTAATCAAtctattttaaaagtaattgtactatcaatttttttataagtttttataataaatgtcatgatacataatgaaaaataaaacatgtaaaaataagacatttaaattgggacagaGAGAGTATAACATTATCATATTCtaaatgaaatattttaaatatttaaaatatgtttcaTCTAAAGATAAGATATAATTCTAAAAGTGTGACATAAGAATGTTTGATCACCTTctgtaataataaataaatatcgcTAAATATGTTACGATGTACAACTTTTATGGAcaaattatgattttgtaatattcaaatattgttatgtatgtaacagtaaacaactttaaaaaacatattttaaaaaatatattactataaactcaaagttttataatatagatcgatttttttattattaaaagttgtaaactaaattttaaatcataataaactaacatctaatattgataaatttgtaagcccgtgtatttgacacgggcctaaaatctagtttttttAACAAAAGGTGGTAATTTTGTTCCAACTCTAACAAAACGCAACgatatacaaaacaaattaataatattatgagttaattacacttttcgtctttGTGGTTTGTACCAAATTTCATATATCATCCTTGAGACCACGAAATTACGTGTTTCATCCCTGGGTTTGGAATTTTGTTAACAAATTTGGTCAACGACCCAAATGGACGTTAATTAGTAGTCACGTGAGACGCACATTAAGGGCATAACGGTCTTTTCATTGCCACAAGGACTAAAAACGTAATTTACctttgtaataaaaaaataattaattaattattccatgtgttttttatttatctgtcatcaccatcatcaaACATTAAACTACCAGATCTGAATTCCAAACTTGGACCAACCATCCTATATGTGTCGATCAAAACAACATATGTATATCTCACATGCAAAACATCATCTTACTATATCTATTACATTTTTCAAAGTCAACCATTCACATACGCACACACaaaatctgtatctatatcaatcacatatacatatatacacaccaaGACTGCTTTTCCAGAACTACACCTCCAACCCACCCACCGGTGGCAGTGGTAATTGCGATCGAAAGAGAATGGTGGTGTTGGTGGTCCGATTATTGATTCGATCTGCTTGTAGTTCGATTAGTCACCACCAATTACATCTCCGATCCATTGTTTCTTTTGTTGGTCGGAGATTGTGGGTTTAATTATGGCGGAAGATTGTTTCACCTAAACCTCCGGATCTTCTTGGCCGGATTTTGTTATTAAGTTTTGATCTGGTTATATTTGTGAAAGATTGATAAATTTGGTTGAATATATGGACGGCGAGAGGTGGCGGCTTTTGAATCTTGGTGCCTTGGCTTTTGTAAAAGTGATTTTTGAATCTATCTGCTTGCTTTCTTTTTATAGATTGATAATCTTGGTGAATCACCCCATTTGACAACTAATTATAAGATATTACGgaagtttttatatatgattGCGATTTAAGGTAAGTTTTTTTCTAATGTgatatattattgtatatggTTGTGATTTAGAATAGGTTTTTGAAGCTTATTAGAAGATGATGATAATTAGGTGTTTAgtgttttaagaaaaataatataaatcttTTAGATGATGATGGTTGTTGTAGATAAATTTTGATGTGTTGTTCATGATGATCTGgggaaaaaaaattctaagatgaagatgaaaataGTTGCAATACATTTAAAGTTGATTACACTGTTGATCGTTATGTTCAAAAAATGACAAATATGCCCTCTGTGTGCGAGTCACGTGACCACCAACTTAACGTCCGTTTGGATCGTGGACCAAATTTGTTAACAGAATTCCAAACCCAGGGATAAAATACGTAATTTCGTGGTCTcaaagatgatatgtgaaagTTGGTATATAGACCACAGGGccgaaaagtgtaattaactctaatattattactatattaaCACCAAGGACCATTACAAACTCATATTGAAATCACATCACTCTTTCCAATTTGTCATCTAGTTTTGATGATCGACTAGTAATCCATAAAAAGGAATTGATTTTATCTCTTGAAACAATTGATTAGGCATATACGAGAATTGGTATTTACGATAGgtgttttcaaaaataaataaaagattatatgcatatttaaaaggataaaataaccgtacattttttttttgaaaggtgtattTTAACTCAGATGTGGTTGgaaacaattttaaccaacaatcgTTGAACTTCACGAGATGCTGGACATACGCTGCAGTCTCTCAACCTCCCTCCTTGTGAAAAATTCCTAGATGGGAAACCTAAGGATTGTGTCAGTCGAGGCTCGAACCCACAACCTTGGGAGAAAACACACCGGGCCCCCACATAGTGGGAAGTGTAAATATCCCTGACCACTGGGGTTTAAGCCAGTGGTTAACCgtacatttttaatataaatttgttttaatatatctaAGTTAAATGCTGTTAcagttatatatttgttatcctttttgtttttaggCTTGATTTAACTCCGATTAAGATAACGTAAGCTTGATCTTTCacgtctttaaaaaaaaaggttcattGTTAATTTGATTACTACTTGAAATCATAACTTTACTAAGTTGTACAATGGTCTTGAAGAGAAAGACGTGTGCATATATAATCCTTACACCTTAATCCATAATATTTTGTCCAACTCAACACCTAAATATCGCCGATCATCATTTCGATTGATTGTGTGTATGTTGGTTACTAAATCTCCTTATAAACAATTAGAAACTTATTAGCACGTAagaaattcattttttttagtaatagtttaagttttaacttttagCTAATTAAGTCACAAATTAACACCCTATAAGAGTACACATATGGCTAAATGGATGTGTTATTCGTTTTATACAAATTGTGTACAACTGTGCATCAAAGgtaatagtttttaattaaataaaacatgctTTTAATCCTTCATTTTAAAATGAATATCTAACACCTATGTGCTTATTTCTAACTAGGAGGTTCACGCCGCCCGATGGGCGGCATCGGTTGTTCCAGCGTTTGGTAATTGGGTAGTTGTTCGCCCTGTTCTAGAAACGTACCGAATTTGCTTTAGAAAAGGGTATAATTTCTAGAACTGTGGCATTGCATGCGGATGTCTTTCTCTGTAATTTTTAAGGACTTGGAGCTACATGACGTGAAAATTTTTGTTGTCATAAAACTCGGATGGCTTCTTTTCAGCTACTGCTTGAACTTTGACTTTCTTTGGTTTACTAACCTGTATATCATTTAAGTTATATTTCTATATGGTTTATCGACTTAATGCAGCTACAAAAAAAGTCGTCAACTTAATGATTTGGGACACTAAATAATGACCGAGGATGCGTGACTCATAATGCTAATCACTAAAATCATTGAGTTGTTGCACATATAAATCATATTAGAAATCATAAGTACAAAATAAGCTGTTTGGTATGCATAAAGTAACATCCTATGCAAATTAAAGGGCTAATAGGTCTACAAGTGTAAAAGGTTTTACTAAATGTCTTACAATTCCTATGATACTGGATTACTGGTAAACGGTGGTGATGATGGTTCAATGCAATATCATTTCATTCTTTATATCAACataatcataaattaaaaaagggaACTGCTTAGATGGAACAAATGGGTTGAAGTAGACCAAAGTTTATCTTTGATGTGGAAAATTTTTAATCACAGGACACAAACAATTGGTGTTGTATATGATGTGCAATAGAACTGAGTTTGCTTGTGCTAACTATGGTTACTTGTATAATTACCTGGGATTATTGAGGATGTTGCGTGTATTCTCATTTGGTAACTTTTCCCCGAATCTATTATTGCTTGTATTTCAATGCCCTGAAAAGTATTCATAGAGATACAAACtaaaaagataagaatgagagaTGTATTACCAttataaaatgtgttgttagAGGCCTTCATACTTGAAAGATACTTCACAATATTTGgattgtttttacttttaaacttgTCAACGAAAGCATAGTAGGTAATGTATGTGTGGAATTGTTAAGTCTACTTTCTCTGCTCTGTTACACAAAATCAAGTGATAAGATTTACACAACCATTAGTTTTGAACTCCCTGCCATCCTGGTCTACATTTTAataaactatttatttcaaatttaaGTAGAGAAAGAAGGCGGTATTAGTTTCAAGTGTTTTCATGACTCCATAATACAAATCGAATCTCAAAAAGTGCAAATCGTATGCTCATATCATATAGACCAGTTGGGACTTAGAAAATCACTTTTTGACCCATATTGAAGCGACACCGGCTAGGTCCTTTTTTGCAACTCCTTAAATGGCCTTTTATTCAAATTGATACATCAACCGGCTTATACTATGAAGTCATAACCAAAAGTGCAAATTCGGTCTATCTAACATTTCAATCAAATTAAGCATACATATTAAATAGTTGACTCTCTTAGGAGTCAAACATGTCACTTCAATAGTAGTTCAACCTTAACGTTTACTGGTAAAATACATTAGACCCTAGTTGAGAGAACGATCAATGAGATATAAGTCATTTTATCACAAAACTTTTGTTAAATATCTACTAGGATTACAACCAGAGAAAGAGCGTTCCTCCTTCACTATTTG
The Erigeron canadensis isolate Cc75 chromosome 2, C_canadensis_v1, whole genome shotgun sequence DNA segment above includes these coding regions:
- the LOC122589039 gene encoding WD repeat-containing protein RUP2; this encodes MNHQIQPPRNPDETSSSPKFEWDFLVSSSITGGHISDTLGVIEVNSQGTLFATGGIARKIRIYTLHSLPLFTDHATACRVCICTSAKLSSLKWKPGSAGRTMGSADYDGGIYEYDLETQMPVFERDEHDGRRVWSMDYSSWDPVIGASCSDDGTMQMWDPRQDGGKCVAKIDFGRPVCCVEFSPYGDALLAIGCADRKAYIYDVRKMDDPMAVFDGHQKTVSYTRFVDDRTVMTSGTDGCIKMWDVEDQNLIRTYKGHTNQKRFVGLSIWRNQGLVGCGSESNQVFVYDKRWGEPVWVHGFDPHDQQGGTIRTEQGFVSSICWSQVGDDECTLVAGGSDGVVKIFSGKRKPLTSMN